A window of the Sphaerobacter thermophilus DSM 20745 genome harbors these coding sequences:
- the ribB gene encoding 3,4-dihydroxy-2-butanone-4-phosphate synthase, producing the protein MPLATIEQAIAALRAGRFVIIVDGPDRENEGDLCIAGQFITPEAVNFIVREARGLLCAAMAPEWVDRLRLPLMVDPASNSAPFGTAFTVSVEARQGVTTGISAHDRARTIRTLADPASTPADFAMPGHVFPLRARPGGVLERPGQTEAAVDLARLAGLHPVVAICEIMADDGTMARLPELERFATRHDIPIISVADLAAVRRAQADRHPAGVADHSPAGTAAREGTAYGC; encoded by the coding sequence GTGCCGCTGGCGACAATCGAGCAGGCCATCGCCGCGCTGCGCGCGGGCCGGTTCGTCATCATCGTCGACGGGCCGGACCGGGAGAACGAGGGCGATCTCTGCATCGCCGGACAGTTCATCACACCGGAAGCGGTGAACTTCATCGTGCGCGAGGCGCGCGGGCTCCTCTGCGCAGCGATGGCGCCGGAGTGGGTCGACCGGCTGCGCCTGCCGCTCATGGTCGACCCGGCGTCCAACTCGGCACCCTTCGGCACCGCCTTCACCGTGTCGGTGGAGGCACGCCAGGGGGTCACGACCGGCATCTCGGCGCACGACCGGGCCCGGACGATCCGCACCCTTGCCGATCCGGCCTCCACCCCAGCCGACTTCGCCATGCCCGGCCACGTCTTCCCGCTCCGCGCCCGTCCCGGCGGGGTGCTGGAGCGACCGGGGCAGACCGAGGCGGCGGTCGACCTGGCACGCCTGGCCGGGCTGCACCCGGTGGTGGCGATCTGCGAGATCATGGCGGACGACGGGACCATGGCCCGCCTCCCCGAACTGGAGCGCTTCGCCACGCGCCACGACATCCCGATCATCAGCGTCGCCGACCTCGCCGCCGTTCGCCGGGCACAGGCAGACCGCCACCCGGCCGGCGTGGCAGACCACAGCCCCGCGGGGACCGCCGCCCGCGAGGGTACGGCGTACGGGTGCTAG
- the ribH gene encoding 6,7-dimethyl-8-ribityllumazine synthase, whose protein sequence is MRTIEGMLTGRGLRIGMVVARFNEFVTSKLMEGALDALVRHEVDPDAIDVLWVPGSFEIPLAAKRMADSGRYDAVVCLGAVIRGATPHFDYVASEVAKGVANVSLATGVPVIFGVLTTDTIEQAIERAGTKAGNKGFDAAVTAIEMANALRQLDTVAASV, encoded by the coding sequence ATGCGGACGATTGAGGGTATGTTGACCGGGCGCGGGCTGCGCATCGGTATGGTAGTCGCACGCTTCAATGAGTTCGTCACCTCGAAGCTCATGGAGGGCGCGCTGGACGCGCTGGTGCGGCACGAGGTCGATCCCGACGCGATCGACGTGCTGTGGGTGCCGGGCTCGTTCGAGATCCCGCTCGCGGCCAAGCGCATGGCCGACTCCGGGCGCTACGACGCGGTGGTCTGCCTCGGCGCCGTGATCCGGGGCGCAACCCCGCACTTCGACTACGTCGCGTCCGAGGTCGCCAAGGGGGTGGCGAACGTATCGCTCGCCACCGGCGTCCCGGTCATCTTCGGGGTGCTCACCACCGACACCATCGAGCAGGCGATCGAGCGCGCCGGCACCAAAGCAGGCAACAAGGGCTTCGACGCCGCCGTCACCGCGATCGAGATGGCCAACGCCCTGCGGCAACTCGACACCGTCGCAGCGAGCGTCTGA